The following proteins come from a genomic window of Sesamum indicum cultivar Zhongzhi No. 13 linkage group LG10, S_indicum_v1.0, whole genome shotgun sequence:
- the LOC105171463 gene encoding uncharacterized protein At4g15545-like produces the protein MLSTESPKFDLPEELLQALPSDPFEQLDVARKITSIALSTRVDALESEVSVLQQQLADRDTIISGLESQLQSLDASLSEASDKLSLAQHEKESLMKENAQLSSAVKKLNRDVAKLETFRKTLMRSLQEDEDKPAIPPNAALPLPPINSEDTAGLPPNRTTSLQSQFSDSGNSVAEDTESSEALRPRVPHGPLLASQTSTPRLTPPGSPPSLSATVSPSRTPVPMSPIRRHSISFSTGRGFFDDKSSAFSSMPSGPFSSMPGSQPGKTRVDGKEFFRLVRNRLSYEQFGAFLANVKELNSQKQTKEETLRKADEIFGQDNKDLYAIFEGLIMRNVQ, from the exons ATGCTGTCGACAGAATCGCCGAAGTTCGACCTTCCCGAGGAATTGCTGCAGGCTTTGCCGTCGGACCCATTCGAACAGCTGGATGTCGCCCGGAAGATCACCTCCATTGCGCTCTCCACACGCGTCGACGCCCTCGAGTCGGAGGTGTCTGTGCTCCAGCAGCAGCTCGCCGACAGGGACACTATCATTTCCGGGTTGGAGTCGCAGCTCCAGTCGCTCGATGCCTCTCTCAGTGAAGCGTCTGATAAGCTCTCCCTGGCTCAGCACGAAAAG GAAAGCTTGATGAAGGAGAATGCACAGCTGAGCAGTGCTGTAAAGAAGCTGAATCGTGATGTTGCTAAG TTGGAAACCTTCAGAAAGACACTCATGCGGTCGCTGCAAGAGGATGAAGACAAGCCC GCAATTCCTCCTAACGCTGCTCTGCCACTGCCACCAATCAATTCAG AAGACACTGCTGGTTTGCCGCCTAATCGAACAACTTCCCTTCAAAGCCAATTCTCAGATTCTGGGAATTCAGTTGCTGAGGACACTGAGAGTAGTGAAG CCTTGAGGCCCCGAGTGCCACACGGCCCATTGCTAGCATCCCAAACTAGCACACCTCGCCTTACGCCTCCTGGTTCACCTCCAAGTCTATCTGCAACAGTGTCTCCTTCGAGGACACCGGTGCCAATGTCTCCAATTAGGAGACATTCGATTTCGTTTTCAACTGGAAGAGGCTTCTTTGATGATAAATCTTCAGCATTCTCTTCTATGCCTTCTGGTCCGTTCAGTTCAATGCCAGGATCACAACCCG GGAAAACCCGCGTTGATGGAAAAGAATTCTTCCGCCTGGTCAG GAATCGGCTATCATACGAGCAGTTTGGGGCGTTTCTGGCGAACGTGAAGGAACTTAATTCCCAGAAACAAACGAAGGAG GAAACTTTACGGAAGGCGGATGAAATATTTGGCCAAGATAACAAGGACctctatgcaatttttgagGGGTTAATCATGCGTAATGTCCAGTGA